The following are encoded together in the Anguilla rostrata isolate EN2019 chromosome 19, ASM1855537v3, whole genome shotgun sequence genome:
- the LOC135245690 gene encoding splicing factor 45-like isoform X2 — protein sequence MSLYDDLGVETSDKTEGWSKNFKLLQSQLQVKKAALTQAKSQRSKQATVLAPVIDLKRGGSSDDRQISDTPPHIAAGLKDPVPGGFSAGDALIPLADEYDPMFPNEYEKVVKRQREERQRQRELERQKEMEDREKKRKDRNEGGAPSGFSRFPAEGESDEEEDYEKERRKRIMGGAAIAPPTSLVEKDSQQPLGAGYPEEEGRSRGSKAAIPPPFYEDAERPRSPPGPSSSFLANMGGTVAHKIMQKYGFREGQGLGKHEQGLSTALSVEKTSKRGGKIIVGDLTDKTGAGQTPSSVPAGDSAGWGASSIDTGKKQETNPLTEILKCPTKVVLLRNMVGRGEVDEDLEAETKEECEKYGRVIKCVIFEISGVTDDEAVRIFLEFERVESAIKAVVDLNGRYFGGRVVKACFYNQDKFRLLDLGEQV from the exons ATGTCCCTCTACGATGACCTCGGAGTGGAGACCAGCGACAAGACTGAAGGGTGGTCAAAGAACTTCAAGCTTCTGCAGTCTCAACTGCAGGTGAAGAAGGCCGCGCTCACGCAAGCAAAG AGCCAGCGTTCGAAGCAGGCGACGGTTCTGGCTCCGGTGATCGACCTGAAAAGAGGTGGCTCCAGCGATGACCGACAGATCTCGGACACGCCCCCGCACATTGCTGCTGGTCTAAAG gacccGGTCCCTGGCGGTTTCTCCGCGGGGGACGCGCTGATCCCCCTGGCGGACGagtacgaccccatgttccccaACGAGTACGAGAAGGTGGTGAAACgccagagggaggagaggcagcgacagagggagctggagagacagaaggagatggaggacagagagaa GAAACGGAAGGACCGCAACGAGGGTGGAGCTCCCAGCGGGTTCTCCCGCTTCCCGGCCGAGGGAGAGTCCGACGAAGAGGAGGATTacgagaaggagaggaggaaaagga ttATGGGTGGAGCTGCGATTGCCCCGCCCACTTCTCTGGTGGAGAAGGACAGTCAGC AACCCCTGGGCGCGGGGTACCCCGAAGAGGAGGGCCGGTCGCGCGGCTCCAAAGCCGCCATCCCGCCACCCTTCTACGAGGACGCGGAGCGCCCCCGCTCTCCCCCCGGGCCCAGCAGCTCCTTCCTGGCCAACATGGG TGGGACAGTGGCCCATAAGATCATGCAGAAGTATGGATTTCGGGAGGGGCAGGGCCTGGGGAAACATGAGCAGGGCCTGAGCACCGCCCTGTCTGTGGAGAAGACCAGCAAGAGGGGCGGCAAGATCATCGTGGGAGACCTCACCGACAAGA CAGGGGCAGGTCAGACTCCCAGCTCTGTACCTGCGGGTGACTCAGCAGGTTGGGGTGCCAGCTCTATAG aCACCGGGAAGAAACAGGAGACCAACCCACTGACTGAGATCCTCAAATGCCCCACCAAAGTTGTGCTGCTTCGT AACATGGTGGGCAGAGGGGAGGTGGATGAAGACCTCGAGGCAGAAACGAAGGAGGAGTGTGAGAAATACGGGAGAGTGATCAAGTGTGTCATCTTTGAG ATCTCTGGCGTGACCGACGACGAAGCAGTCCGAATATTCCTGGAGTTTGAGAGGGTGGAGTCCGCTATTAAAG CCGTCGTGGACCTTAATGGAAGGTACTTTGGCGGCCGGGTGGTCAAAGCCTGCTTCTATAACCAGGACAAGTTCCGACTGTTGGACCTCGGGGAGCAAGTGTGA
- the LOC135245690 gene encoding splicing factor 45-like isoform X1, translating to MSLYDDLGVETSDKTEGWSKNFKLLQSQLQVKKAALTQAKSQRSKQATVLAPVIDLKRGGSSDDRQISDTPPHIAAGLKDPVPGGFSAGDALIPLADEYDPMFPNEYEKVVKRQREERQRQRELERQKEMEDREKKRKDRNEGGAPSGFSRFPAEGESDEEEDYEKERRKRIMGGAAIAPPTSLVEKDSQQPLGAGYPEEEGRSRGSKAAIPPPFYEDAERPRSPPGPSSSFLANMGGTVAHKIMQKYGFREGQGLGKHEQGLSTALSVEKTSKRGGKIIVGDLTDKTGAGQTPSSVPAGDSAGWGASSIVDTGKKQETNPLTEILKCPTKVVLLRNMVGRGEVDEDLEAETKEECEKYGRVIKCVIFEISGVTDDEAVRIFLEFERVESAIKAVVDLNGRYFGGRVVKACFYNQDKFRLLDLGEQV from the exons ATGTCCCTCTACGATGACCTCGGAGTGGAGACCAGCGACAAGACTGAAGGGTGGTCAAAGAACTTCAAGCTTCTGCAGTCTCAACTGCAGGTGAAGAAGGCCGCGCTCACGCAAGCAAAG AGCCAGCGTTCGAAGCAGGCGACGGTTCTGGCTCCGGTGATCGACCTGAAAAGAGGTGGCTCCAGCGATGACCGACAGATCTCGGACACGCCCCCGCACATTGCTGCTGGTCTAAAG gacccGGTCCCTGGCGGTTTCTCCGCGGGGGACGCGCTGATCCCCCTGGCGGACGagtacgaccccatgttccccaACGAGTACGAGAAGGTGGTGAAACgccagagggaggagaggcagcgacagagggagctggagagacagaaggagatggaggacagagagaa GAAACGGAAGGACCGCAACGAGGGTGGAGCTCCCAGCGGGTTCTCCCGCTTCCCGGCCGAGGGAGAGTCCGACGAAGAGGAGGATTacgagaaggagaggaggaaaagga ttATGGGTGGAGCTGCGATTGCCCCGCCCACTTCTCTGGTGGAGAAGGACAGTCAGC AACCCCTGGGCGCGGGGTACCCCGAAGAGGAGGGCCGGTCGCGCGGCTCCAAAGCCGCCATCCCGCCACCCTTCTACGAGGACGCGGAGCGCCCCCGCTCTCCCCCCGGGCCCAGCAGCTCCTTCCTGGCCAACATGGG TGGGACAGTGGCCCATAAGATCATGCAGAAGTATGGATTTCGGGAGGGGCAGGGCCTGGGGAAACATGAGCAGGGCCTGAGCACCGCCCTGTCTGTGGAGAAGACCAGCAAGAGGGGCGGCAAGATCATCGTGGGAGACCTCACCGACAAGA CAGGGGCAGGTCAGACTCCCAGCTCTGTACCTGCGGGTGACTCAGCAGGTTGGGGTGCCAGCTCTATAG tagaCACCGGGAAGAAACAGGAGACCAACCCACTGACTGAGATCCTCAAATGCCCCACCAAAGTTGTGCTGCTTCGT AACATGGTGGGCAGAGGGGAGGTGGATGAAGACCTCGAGGCAGAAACGAAGGAGGAGTGTGAGAAATACGGGAGAGTGATCAAGTGTGTCATCTTTGAG ATCTCTGGCGTGACCGACGACGAAGCAGTCCGAATATTCCTGGAGTTTGAGAGGGTGGAGTCCGCTATTAAAG CCGTCGTGGACCTTAATGGAAGGTACTTTGGCGGCCGGGTGGTCAAAGCCTGCTTCTATAACCAGGACAAGTTCCGACTGTTGGACCTCGGGGAGCAAGTGTGA
- the LOC135245791 gene encoding 6-phosphofructo-2-kinase/fructose-2,6-bisphosphatase 3-like isoform X2, with translation MPRELRQSRIQKIWIPSKDDKPAVARRSGGVLHLANPPTVIVMVGLPARGKTYMSKKLTRYLNWTGLPTKVFNVGEYRREAVKHYSFDFFKPDNRDAVRIRQECALAALRDVKSYLTEEGGQIAVFDATNTTRERRDMILNFGNENGFTIFFIESVCNDPEVIATNIMEVKVSCPDYQDCNKAEAMEDFQKRITCYQVSYEPLDPDQYDRNMSFIKVIDVGRRFLVNRIQDHIQSKIVYYLMNIHVQPRTIYLCRHGESEHNLRGKLGGDSGLSSQGRKFAWALAAFMEEQNLKDLRVWTSQLCRSIQTAEALRLPYEQWKALNEIDAGVCEEMTYDEVKERYPDEFALRDQDKFHYRYPTGESYQDLVQRVEPVIMELERQENVLVICHQAVMRCLLAYFLDKSADEMPYLKCPLHTVLKLTPVAYGCKVESVSLNIDAVNTHRDRPEMLRGPGGLIRRNSITPLSTHEPIKKPRIDGLDDRPIPGAPPAPPSHCGTSPLPVALSRQNLKRGPPDLPELLPVCKRVKANASPDLQPRK, from the exons ATGCCAAGGGAGCTTAGACAGAGCAGGATCCAAAAAATCTGGATTCCGTCTAAGGATGACAAACCAGCGGTGGCACGGAGAT CCGGGGGTGTGCTCCACCTGGCCAACCCCCCCACTGTGATTGTGATGGTGGGCCTGCCCGCCCGAGGGAAGACCTACATGTCGAAGAAACTGACCCGCTACCTCAACTGGACCGGACTTCCTACCAAAG TCTTCAACGTAGGGGAGTACCGGCGAGAGGCAGTCAAGCACTACAGCTTCGACTTCTTCAAACCGGACAACCGGGACGCCGTGAGGATCCGACA GGAATGTGCCTTGGCGGCGCTGAGAGACGTCAAGTCTTATTTGACAGAGGAGGGCGGGCAGATCGCC GTCTTCGATGCCACCAACACCACAAGGGAGCGAAGAGACATGATCCTGAATTTCGGCAATGAGAATGGATTCACG ATCTTTTTCATTGAGTCTGTGTGCAACGATCCGGAAGTCATCGCCACGAACATAATG GAAGTGAAGGTGTCCTGCCCGGACTACCAGGACTGCAACAAAGCGGAAGCCATGGAGGACTTTCAGAAGCGGATCACATGTTACCAGGTTTCATACGAGCCTCTGGACCCCGATCAGTATGacag GAACATGTCCTTCATCAAGGTGATCGACGTGGGCCGGAGGTTCCTGGTGAACCGGATCCAGGACCACATCCAGAGCAAGATCGTGTACTACCTGATGAACATCCACGTGCAGCCGCGCACCATCTACCTGTGTCGCCATGGCGAGAGCGAGCACAACCTGCGCGGGAAGCTGGGCGGCGACTCGGGCCTGTCCTCCCAGGGCAGAAAG TTCGCCTGGGCTCTCGCCGCGTTCATGGAGGAGCAGAACCTGAAGGACCTGAGGGTCTGGACCAGCCAGCTGTGCCGGAGCATCCAGACGGCCGAGGCCCTGCGGCTGCCCTACGAGCAGTGGAAGGCCCTCAACGAGATCGACGCC GGCGTGTGTGAGGAGATGACGTACGACGAGGTCAAGGAGAGGTACCCGGACGAGTTCGCCCTGAGGGACCAGGACAAGTTCCACTACCGCTACCCCACCGGCGAG TCATACCAGGACCTGGTCCAGCGGGTCGAGCCGGTGATCATGGAGCTGGAGAGGCAGGAGAATGTTCTGGTCATCTGTCACCAGGCCGTCATGCGCTGCCTGCTGGCCTACTTCCTGGACAAGAGTGCAG ATGAGATGCCCTACCTGAAGTGCCCGCTTCACACTGTGCTGAAGCTCACTCCAGTTGCTTACG gGTGCAAAGTGGAGTCGGTCTCGTTGAACATCGACGcggtgaacacacacagggacagaccTGAG ATGCTGAGAGGCCCTGGGGGGCTGATCAGGAGGAACAGCATCACGCCCCTGTCTACCCATGAGCCCATCAAGAAGCCCCGCATCGATGGCCTGGACGACCGTCCCATCCCAGgggctccccccgcccccccatcccactgCGGCACCTCACCCCTCCCTGTGGCCCTGTCCAGACAG AACCTGAAGAGGGGTCCCCCTGACCTCCCAGAGCTTCTGCCGGTCTGCAAACGAGTCAAAGCCAATGCGTCACCTGACCTTCAGcccaggaagtga
- the LOC135245791 gene encoding 6-phosphofructo-2-kinase/fructose-2,6-bisphosphatase 3-like isoform X3, which translates to MPRELRQSRIQKIWIPSKDDKPAVARRSGGVLHLANPPTVIVMVGLPARGKTYMSKKLTRYLNWTGLPTKVFNVGEYRREAVKHYSFDFFKPDNRDAVRIRQECALAALRDVKSYLTEEGGQIAVFDATNTTRERRDMILNFGNENGFTIFFIESVCNDPEVIATNIMEVKVSCPDYQDCNKAEAMEDFQKRITCYQVSYEPLDPDQYDRNMSFIKVIDVGRRFLVNRIQDHIQSKIVYYLMNIHVQPRTIYLCRHGESEHNLRGKLGGDSGLSSQGRKFAWALAAFMEEQNLKDLRVWTSQLCRSIQTAEALRLPYEQWKALNEIDAGVCEEMTYDEVKERYPDEFALRDQDKFHYRYPTGESYQDLVQRVEPVIMELERQENVLVICHQAVMRCLLAYFLDKSADEMPYLKCPLHTVLKLTPVAYGCKVESVSLNIDAVNTHRDRPEQMLRGPGGLIRRNSITPLSTHEPIKKPRIDGLDDRPIPGAPPAPPSHCGTSPLPVALSRQIWLRKACLHTVFYYLKVISMLLFQRT; encoded by the exons ATGCCAAGGGAGCTTAGACAGAGCAGGATCCAAAAAATCTGGATTCCGTCTAAGGATGACAAACCAGCGGTGGCACGGAGAT CCGGGGGTGTGCTCCACCTGGCCAACCCCCCCACTGTGATTGTGATGGTGGGCCTGCCCGCCCGAGGGAAGACCTACATGTCGAAGAAACTGACCCGCTACCTCAACTGGACCGGACTTCCTACCAAAG TCTTCAACGTAGGGGAGTACCGGCGAGAGGCAGTCAAGCACTACAGCTTCGACTTCTTCAAACCGGACAACCGGGACGCCGTGAGGATCCGACA GGAATGTGCCTTGGCGGCGCTGAGAGACGTCAAGTCTTATTTGACAGAGGAGGGCGGGCAGATCGCC GTCTTCGATGCCACCAACACCACAAGGGAGCGAAGAGACATGATCCTGAATTTCGGCAATGAGAATGGATTCACG ATCTTTTTCATTGAGTCTGTGTGCAACGATCCGGAAGTCATCGCCACGAACATAATG GAAGTGAAGGTGTCCTGCCCGGACTACCAGGACTGCAACAAAGCGGAAGCCATGGAGGACTTTCAGAAGCGGATCACATGTTACCAGGTTTCATACGAGCCTCTGGACCCCGATCAGTATGacag GAACATGTCCTTCATCAAGGTGATCGACGTGGGCCGGAGGTTCCTGGTGAACCGGATCCAGGACCACATCCAGAGCAAGATCGTGTACTACCTGATGAACATCCACGTGCAGCCGCGCACCATCTACCTGTGTCGCCATGGCGAGAGCGAGCACAACCTGCGCGGGAAGCTGGGCGGCGACTCGGGCCTGTCCTCCCAGGGCAGAAAG TTCGCCTGGGCTCTCGCCGCGTTCATGGAGGAGCAGAACCTGAAGGACCTGAGGGTCTGGACCAGCCAGCTGTGCCGGAGCATCCAGACGGCCGAGGCCCTGCGGCTGCCCTACGAGCAGTGGAAGGCCCTCAACGAGATCGACGCC GGCGTGTGTGAGGAGATGACGTACGACGAGGTCAAGGAGAGGTACCCGGACGAGTTCGCCCTGAGGGACCAGGACAAGTTCCACTACCGCTACCCCACCGGCGAG TCATACCAGGACCTGGTCCAGCGGGTCGAGCCGGTGATCATGGAGCTGGAGAGGCAGGAGAATGTTCTGGTCATCTGTCACCAGGCCGTCATGCGCTGCCTGCTGGCCTACTTCCTGGACAAGAGTGCAG ATGAGATGCCCTACCTGAAGTGCCCGCTTCACACTGTGCTGAAGCTCACTCCAGTTGCTTACG gGTGCAAAGTGGAGTCGGTCTCGTTGAACATCGACGcggtgaacacacacagggacagaccTGAG CAGATGCTGAGAGGCCCTGGGGGGCTGATCAGGAGGAACAGCATCACGCCCCTGTCTACCCATGAGCCCATCAAGAAGCCCCGCATCGATGGCCTGGACGACCGTCCCATCCCAGgggctccccccgcccccccatcccactgCGGCACCTCACCCCTCCCTGTGGCCCTGTCCAGACAG ATCTGGTTGCGCAAAGCTTGCCT ACACACAGTCTTCTACTACCTCAAAGTCATCTCTATGCTTTTATTCCAGAG AACCTGA
- the LOC135245791 gene encoding 6-phosphofructo-2-kinase/fructose-2,6-bisphosphatase 3-like isoform X4: protein MPRELRQSRIQKIWIPSKDDKPAVARRSGGVLHLANPPTVIVMVGLPARGKTYMSKKLTRYLNWTGLPTKVFNVGEYRREAVKHYSFDFFKPDNRDAVRIRQECALAALRDVKSYLTEEGGQIAVFDATNTTRERRDMILNFGNENGFTIFFIESVCNDPEVIATNIMEVKVSCPDYQDCNKAEAMEDFQKRITCYQVSYEPLDPDQYDRNMSFIKVIDVGRRFLVNRIQDHIQSKIVYYLMNIHVQPRTIYLCRHGESEHNLRGKLGGDSGLSSQGRKFAWALAAFMEEQNLKDLRVWTSQLCRSIQTAEALRLPYEQWKALNEIDAGVCEEMTYDEVKERYPDEFALRDQDKFHYRYPTGESYQDLVQRVEPVIMELERQENVLVICHQAVMRCLLAYFLDKSADEMPYLKCPLHTVLKLTPVAYGCKVESVSLNIDAVNTHRDRPEQMLRGPGGLIRRNSITPLSTHEPIKKPRIDGLDDRPIPGAPPAPPSHCGTSPLPVALSRQIWLRKACLT, encoded by the exons ATGCCAAGGGAGCTTAGACAGAGCAGGATCCAAAAAATCTGGATTCCGTCTAAGGATGACAAACCAGCGGTGGCACGGAGAT CCGGGGGTGTGCTCCACCTGGCCAACCCCCCCACTGTGATTGTGATGGTGGGCCTGCCCGCCCGAGGGAAGACCTACATGTCGAAGAAACTGACCCGCTACCTCAACTGGACCGGACTTCCTACCAAAG TCTTCAACGTAGGGGAGTACCGGCGAGAGGCAGTCAAGCACTACAGCTTCGACTTCTTCAAACCGGACAACCGGGACGCCGTGAGGATCCGACA GGAATGTGCCTTGGCGGCGCTGAGAGACGTCAAGTCTTATTTGACAGAGGAGGGCGGGCAGATCGCC GTCTTCGATGCCACCAACACCACAAGGGAGCGAAGAGACATGATCCTGAATTTCGGCAATGAGAATGGATTCACG ATCTTTTTCATTGAGTCTGTGTGCAACGATCCGGAAGTCATCGCCACGAACATAATG GAAGTGAAGGTGTCCTGCCCGGACTACCAGGACTGCAACAAAGCGGAAGCCATGGAGGACTTTCAGAAGCGGATCACATGTTACCAGGTTTCATACGAGCCTCTGGACCCCGATCAGTATGacag GAACATGTCCTTCATCAAGGTGATCGACGTGGGCCGGAGGTTCCTGGTGAACCGGATCCAGGACCACATCCAGAGCAAGATCGTGTACTACCTGATGAACATCCACGTGCAGCCGCGCACCATCTACCTGTGTCGCCATGGCGAGAGCGAGCACAACCTGCGCGGGAAGCTGGGCGGCGACTCGGGCCTGTCCTCCCAGGGCAGAAAG TTCGCCTGGGCTCTCGCCGCGTTCATGGAGGAGCAGAACCTGAAGGACCTGAGGGTCTGGACCAGCCAGCTGTGCCGGAGCATCCAGACGGCCGAGGCCCTGCGGCTGCCCTACGAGCAGTGGAAGGCCCTCAACGAGATCGACGCC GGCGTGTGTGAGGAGATGACGTACGACGAGGTCAAGGAGAGGTACCCGGACGAGTTCGCCCTGAGGGACCAGGACAAGTTCCACTACCGCTACCCCACCGGCGAG TCATACCAGGACCTGGTCCAGCGGGTCGAGCCGGTGATCATGGAGCTGGAGAGGCAGGAGAATGTTCTGGTCATCTGTCACCAGGCCGTCATGCGCTGCCTGCTGGCCTACTTCCTGGACAAGAGTGCAG ATGAGATGCCCTACCTGAAGTGCCCGCTTCACACTGTGCTGAAGCTCACTCCAGTTGCTTACG gGTGCAAAGTGGAGTCGGTCTCGTTGAACATCGACGcggtgaacacacacagggacagaccTGAG CAGATGCTGAGAGGCCCTGGGGGGCTGATCAGGAGGAACAGCATCACGCCCCTGTCTACCCATGAGCCCATCAAGAAGCCCCGCATCGATGGCCTGGACGACCGTCCCATCCCAGgggctccccccgcccccccatcccactgCGGCACCTCACCCCTCCCTGTGGCCCTGTCCAGACAG ATCTGGTTGCGCAAAGCTTGCCT AACCTGA
- the LOC135245791 gene encoding 6-phosphofructo-2-kinase/fructose-2,6-bisphosphatase 3-like isoform X1, with product MPRELRQSRIQKIWIPSKDDKPAVARRSGGVLHLANPPTVIVMVGLPARGKTYMSKKLTRYLNWTGLPTKVFNVGEYRREAVKHYSFDFFKPDNRDAVRIRQECALAALRDVKSYLTEEGGQIAVFDATNTTRERRDMILNFGNENGFTIFFIESVCNDPEVIATNIMEVKVSCPDYQDCNKAEAMEDFQKRITCYQVSYEPLDPDQYDRNMSFIKVIDVGRRFLVNRIQDHIQSKIVYYLMNIHVQPRTIYLCRHGESEHNLRGKLGGDSGLSSQGRKFAWALAAFMEEQNLKDLRVWTSQLCRSIQTAEALRLPYEQWKALNEIDAGVCEEMTYDEVKERYPDEFALRDQDKFHYRYPTGESYQDLVQRVEPVIMELERQENVLVICHQAVMRCLLAYFLDKSADEMPYLKCPLHTVLKLTPVAYGCKVESVSLNIDAVNTHRDRPEQMLRGPGGLIRRNSITPLSTHEPIKKPRIDGLDDRPIPGAPPAPPSHCGTSPLPVALSRQNLKRGPPDLPELLPVCKRVKANASPDLQPRK from the exons ATGCCAAGGGAGCTTAGACAGAGCAGGATCCAAAAAATCTGGATTCCGTCTAAGGATGACAAACCAGCGGTGGCACGGAGAT CCGGGGGTGTGCTCCACCTGGCCAACCCCCCCACTGTGATTGTGATGGTGGGCCTGCCCGCCCGAGGGAAGACCTACATGTCGAAGAAACTGACCCGCTACCTCAACTGGACCGGACTTCCTACCAAAG TCTTCAACGTAGGGGAGTACCGGCGAGAGGCAGTCAAGCACTACAGCTTCGACTTCTTCAAACCGGACAACCGGGACGCCGTGAGGATCCGACA GGAATGTGCCTTGGCGGCGCTGAGAGACGTCAAGTCTTATTTGACAGAGGAGGGCGGGCAGATCGCC GTCTTCGATGCCACCAACACCACAAGGGAGCGAAGAGACATGATCCTGAATTTCGGCAATGAGAATGGATTCACG ATCTTTTTCATTGAGTCTGTGTGCAACGATCCGGAAGTCATCGCCACGAACATAATG GAAGTGAAGGTGTCCTGCCCGGACTACCAGGACTGCAACAAAGCGGAAGCCATGGAGGACTTTCAGAAGCGGATCACATGTTACCAGGTTTCATACGAGCCTCTGGACCCCGATCAGTATGacag GAACATGTCCTTCATCAAGGTGATCGACGTGGGCCGGAGGTTCCTGGTGAACCGGATCCAGGACCACATCCAGAGCAAGATCGTGTACTACCTGATGAACATCCACGTGCAGCCGCGCACCATCTACCTGTGTCGCCATGGCGAGAGCGAGCACAACCTGCGCGGGAAGCTGGGCGGCGACTCGGGCCTGTCCTCCCAGGGCAGAAAG TTCGCCTGGGCTCTCGCCGCGTTCATGGAGGAGCAGAACCTGAAGGACCTGAGGGTCTGGACCAGCCAGCTGTGCCGGAGCATCCAGACGGCCGAGGCCCTGCGGCTGCCCTACGAGCAGTGGAAGGCCCTCAACGAGATCGACGCC GGCGTGTGTGAGGAGATGACGTACGACGAGGTCAAGGAGAGGTACCCGGACGAGTTCGCCCTGAGGGACCAGGACAAGTTCCACTACCGCTACCCCACCGGCGAG TCATACCAGGACCTGGTCCAGCGGGTCGAGCCGGTGATCATGGAGCTGGAGAGGCAGGAGAATGTTCTGGTCATCTGTCACCAGGCCGTCATGCGCTGCCTGCTGGCCTACTTCCTGGACAAGAGTGCAG ATGAGATGCCCTACCTGAAGTGCCCGCTTCACACTGTGCTGAAGCTCACTCCAGTTGCTTACG gGTGCAAAGTGGAGTCGGTCTCGTTGAACATCGACGcggtgaacacacacagggacagaccTGAG CAGATGCTGAGAGGCCCTGGGGGGCTGATCAGGAGGAACAGCATCACGCCCCTGTCTACCCATGAGCCCATCAAGAAGCCCCGCATCGATGGCCTGGACGACCGTCCCATCCCAGgggctccccccgcccccccatcccactgCGGCACCTCACCCCTCCCTGTGGCCCTGTCCAGACAG AACCTGAAGAGGGGTCCCCCTGACCTCCCAGAGCTTCTGCCGGTCTGCAAACGAGTCAAAGCCAATGCGTCACCTGACCTTCAGcccaggaagtga